Proteins encoded together in one Chitinophaga sp. LS1 window:
- a CDS encoding RNA polymerase sigma factor has protein sequence MAIIQDDKTLLSLYRDPATREKGFTYIIQKYQERLYWHVRRLVLDHDDANDVLQNIFVKVWKNLEGFREDAQLYTWLYKIATNECLTFLEKQKKNTSVSLSDVETGLSNTLKADSQFDANKLEWKLQRAILGLPEKQRIVFNLRYYDEMPYEEMSRVLDTSEGALKASYHHAVKKIEEFIKNS, from the coding sequence ATGGCCATCATTCAGGATGATAAGACATTGCTGAGTTTGTACAGAGATCCTGCCACAAGGGAGAAGGGATTTACGTATATCATTCAGAAATATCAGGAGCGCTTATATTGGCATGTAAGGCGGTTGGTGCTGGATCATGACGACGCGAACGACGTATTGCAAAACATATTTGTAAAAGTTTGGAAGAACCTGGAAGGCTTTCGTGAAGACGCCCAGTTATATACATGGTTATATAAGATAGCCACCAACGAATGCCTGACATTCCTGGAAAAACAAAAGAAAAATACCTCCGTCTCCCTGTCCGACGTGGAAACAGGACTTAGCAATACGCTTAAAGCTGATAGTCAGTTTGACGCGAATAAATTGGAATGGAAACTGCAGAGAGCAATTCTGGGATTACCCGAAAAACAAAGGATCGTATTTAACCTGCGATACTATGACGAAATGCCCTATGAAGAAATGAGCCGTGTGCTGGATACCTCAGAAGGTGCACTGAAAGCATCTTACCACCACGCCGTAAAAAAAATAGAAGAATTTATCAAGAACAGCTAA
- a CDS encoding MBL fold metallo-hydrolase, producing MARIIPLSEGSFTVDATKQFVPYNPSVDTMQQRTGGSLLVEIQPFLVITNQDFILFDTGLGLRNKDGVLQIHQHLIDNGVNPMEITKVLMSHLHKDHSGGVSAEDPITGQRQLTFPHATYYVNRQEFQYALENDGKSYLGSDISLLQNYDNVVFTEGDGTIDDYISYWVTGGHCPYHQVFLINDEDGKVFFGGDEAPQMSFMIRRFAAKYDYDGKRGLELREQFKQRGAEEDWTFLYYHDTKTPFNKFPNKHK from the coding sequence ATGGCACGTATTATTCCATTATCAGAAGGGTCTTTCACTGTAGATGCTACAAAACAGTTCGTACCTTATAATCCATCAGTAGATACCATGCAGCAAAGAACTGGTGGTTCCTTACTGGTAGAAATTCAACCTTTCCTTGTGATCACGAATCAGGATTTCATCCTCTTCGACACAGGACTGGGGCTCCGCAACAAAGATGGGGTACTGCAAATTCATCAGCATCTGATTGATAATGGTGTGAACCCCATGGAAATCACCAAAGTACTGATGAGTCACCTGCACAAAGATCACTCCGGTGGCGTTTCTGCAGAAGATCCCATCACCGGTCAGCGGCAGCTCACATTCCCACATGCTACCTATTATGTAAACAGGCAGGAATTCCAGTATGCGCTTGAGAATGACGGCAAATCATACCTCGGCAGTGATATCTCCCTGCTTCAGAATTATGATAATGTAGTCTTCACAGAAGGTGATGGTACCATCGACGATTATATTAGTTACTGGGTAACCGGCGGTCACTGCCCTTACCACCAGGTATTTCTTATCAACGACGAAGATGGTAAGGTCTTTTTTGGTGGTGACGAAGCGCCTCAAATGTCCTTCATGATCCGTCGCTTTGCAGCAAAGTATGATTACGATGGCAAGCGTGGTTTAGAACTCCGTGAGCAGTTCAAACAGCGGGGCGCAGAAGAGGATTGGACGTTTCTTTATTATCATGATACAAAGACGCCATTTAATAAATTTCCAAATAAGCATAAGTAA
- the rodA gene encoding rod shape-determining protein RodA: MINRRQQLKLTEGIDWPIMGLYLALVFVGLLSIFAAEYREGDNIWNDIIHLNKNYSRQIMWLGVSAVLATIIWLTDSKFFTATANLLYAGGILLLLLVIAIGKDVKGSHSWLVIGGFQFQPAELTKLCTNLALAKYLSSLETDFTKLRARLIAASLALIPCAIIILQDETGLALVYFSFFLVMYREGLPAVLLVIAFSGIVLVLSALLVDKNILFYIFTGITALVIYFMRRDIKRHRSKLALIVGIYAFCSVFVMFIVPFAFTKVLKDYQVKRINVMLGKENDPKATYNTRQSMIAIGSGGVIGKGYLKGTQTRYDFVPEQSTDFIFCTVGEDFGFLGSIIFVGLYVALLLRIIFVAERQRSTFSRVYAYGVASIIFFHMAINISMTIGLAPVIGIPLPLVSYGGSSLMTFTMLIFIMLRLDADRQMVLR; encoded by the coding sequence ATGATAAACCGCCGGCAGCAATTAAAGCTTACAGAAGGTATTGACTGGCCTATAATGGGTCTGTATCTGGCACTGGTGTTCGTTGGCCTGTTATCGATCTTTGCTGCAGAGTACAGAGAGGGCGATAATATCTGGAACGATATCATTCACCTGAATAAAAACTATTCCCGCCAGATTATGTGGCTGGGTGTATCCGCCGTATTGGCTACCATCATCTGGCTCACGGATAGTAAGTTCTTTACAGCTACTGCCAACCTGCTCTATGCAGGTGGTATATTACTATTGCTGTTGGTAATAGCTATCGGTAAGGATGTAAAAGGTTCACACTCATGGCTGGTGATAGGAGGCTTTCAGTTCCAGCCCGCAGAGTTGACGAAACTATGTACCAACCTGGCCTTAGCGAAATACCTCTCTTCATTGGAAACGGATTTTACCAAGCTACGGGCGCGGTTGATTGCCGCTTCATTGGCATTGATTCCCTGCGCCATCATCATCTTGCAGGATGAAACGGGTTTGGCGCTGGTGTATTTCTCTTTCTTCCTGGTGATGTATAGAGAAGGGTTGCCTGCGGTATTGCTGGTAATTGCGTTCTCAGGGATTGTGCTGGTATTGTCGGCCTTATTGGTGGATAAGAACATTCTCTTCTACATATTTACTGGTATTACAGCGCTTGTCATTTATTTCATGCGCAGGGATATCAAAAGACATCGTTCCAAACTGGCGCTGATCGTAGGTATCTATGCTTTCTGTTCGGTGTTTGTGATGTTCATCGTTCCTTTTGCTTTTACCAAGGTGCTGAAAGATTACCAGGTAAAGCGTATCAACGTAATGCTGGGTAAAGAGAACGATCCGAAAGCGACTTACAATACCCGGCAGAGTATGATTGCCATCGGTTCCGGTGGTGTGATCGGTAAGGGGTATCTGAAAGGAACACAAACAAGATATGACTTCGTACCGGAACAGAGTACTGACTTCATCTTCTGTACAGTGGGAGAAGACTTTGGTTTCCTGGGCTCTATCATATTTGTAGGGCTATATGTCGCCCTGCTCTTACGGATTATATTTGTCGCGGAGCGACAGCGATCGACGTTTAGCAGGGTGTATGCATATGGGGTCGCGAGCATCATCTTCTTCCATATGGCCATCAATATATCGATGACGATAGGTCTGGCACCGGTAATTGGTATTCCATTGCCGTTAGTGAGTTATGGTGGTTCGTCGTTGATGACATTTACGATGTTGATATTTATAATGTTGAGACTGGATGCTGACAGGCAGATGGTATTAAGATAA